The Brachyspira hampsonii genomic interval AAGGAAAATCTTACAGCTAAAATATTTGGAGGCGGACATGTGCTTTCAGGTATGACTAGTAATATCCTTCAAGTACCTGATAAGAATATACAATTTGCTAAAAAATTCTTGGCAGATGAAAAAATACCTATAGTAAGTGAGGATATAGGCGGTAATTGGCCTAGAAAAGTATTCTTCTTCAATACAGAAAATAGAGTGCTTATGAAAAAATTAGAAGGTAAAACTAAAGAATTTTCTGCTGAACAAGAAATTAAATACTCTAAAAATTTACAGCATAAACTTGAAGAAAAATCAGATATTACATTGTTTTAATATATTAATAATTAAGGATTTTATATGGCTACAAAAATTAAAGTATTAGCTATTGATGATAGCGCACTAATTAGACAATTACTTACTAAAATTGTAAACTCAGATCCTGCTTTGGAAATGGTAGGAACTGCTGCAAATCCAATTCTAGCTGAAAATAAGGTAAAAAATCTTAAACCGGACATTATTACTTTGGATATAGAAATGCCTGAAATGGACGGTATTACTTATCTTAAAAAACTTATGCTTAATAACCCTATCCCTGTAATAATGTTTAGTTCGCTTTTAGATAAACATAGAGAATTGGCTTTAGATGCATTAAATATAGGTGCTTTTGATTATGTTATAAAACCATCTGCTAATGTTAGAGACGGTGTTGAAGAACTAGCTACAGATTTAGTTGAAAAAATCAAAAATGCTTATGCAAACAGAGCTAAATTCTACAGAAAGCACGGTGTTACTGTGCCTACTGATACTACTCCTACAGTAGAAAGAACACCTATTAGCTTGGAAGCTCCTAAAACTGCTGGATTTAAGGTTTATGCCAAAAATACTGCAGACATTATACTTCCGCTTACTCCTTCAAGAGAAACTCCTATGGATAAAATTATTCTTATAGGTTCTTCTACAGGCGGTACTGAAGCTTTAATAGAATGCTTAAAAAATGTTACTCCATCTGCTCCTCCTATAGTTATTGCTCAGCATATGCCTGAACATTTTACTACCTCTTTTGCTAAAAGATTGAATAGTATATTAAAAATTGATGTCGCTGAATCTGAAGATGGTATGAGTATAGGAAGAGGTCAGGCTGTACTTGCAAGAGGTGCTAAGCATACTATGATTAAGGTTAAAGGAGGTAAATATTATATAGAAGTTAGAGATGGAGAACCTGTTACAAGACATAAACCTTCTGTAGATGTACTTTTTAGAAGCGGTGCTGTTTATGCTAAAAACAAAGCTATAGGAATTATACTTACTGGTATGGGTGATGACGGTGCTAATGGTATGAAAGAAATGAAAGATGCTGGTGCTTATAATATAGCTCAAAACGAAGAAACTTGCACTGTATTTGGTATGCCTAGAGAAGCAATAGCTAGAGGCGGCGTTGATGAAGTTCTTCCTTTAGATAAAATATTAGCTGCGGCTTTGAAAAGAGTATAAATTAAAAAATGAAAGAATATATAGATTTATATGATTATATAAATAAATGGGTAAGCGGTTTTACAGCTTACCCATACTATAAAATAGAAAAAAAATTGGATTTTATATCCAAATTAATATCAACTCATAAGCAGTTTAATAATATTTCTATTATTCCAACTGGTTCAAAACGAAACAGAACAGATGTAACTTACATGGAATATCTTAATGTTTTTTTAATATTAGATGATAATAACAATGCATCTGATACTAGAAAATTCAAATCTTCTATTTTGGAATTAATCAAAAATGATGATTTATATTCAAATAAAGTTAATGTTACATCATCATCTTTAATTTTAGAATATGAAAATGAAAAAATTGTATTAATACCATCGTTTAAAAATTTAGATAATAATGTTGAAGGTGCTTTGGTTACAGATAGTAATGAAAAAAATGAAATTTTCTATCCAAAACTAGATAATAAAAATTTTGATAAAAAAGAACATAACTGCGGATCCAATTTTATTAATTTAATAAAAATATTCAAACATATATTCCTTACTTTCTCTTCTGAAATTAAATATATTAATGAACTTACTCCGCCTATAATAGAAGCTCTTATATGGAATTTGCCCGATAAATACTTTAACTTTAATAATTATGATGATGCTATATTAAAGACTATTGAATATATTTATGAAAGGATTGCAAGCAGTGATTATATGTCCCTTTCCGAAATTAATGATATAAAAGTTTTGTTTTCAGCTAGGAATAATATAGATAGAAAAGAATTATTAAAAGCATTATATAAACTGAAACAATTAATACATGAAAACTTGTAAAATTCTTATTTTTTTCTTATAACTCTTAATAGTAATATTGAATTAATTTAAAGTAATGATATAATATTGCATTATAATTTTTATAATAAATTTCTTAGGAGAAATATATAAAATGAAAAAAATACCAGAAATTTTTGGTAGTATGGTTTTTAATGATAATGTTATGAAAGATAAACTCCCTAAAGACATTTACAAAAAACTTATAAAAACCATAAAAAATGGAGAGCGTTTAAATTTAGAAGTTGCTAATGTAGTAGCTCATGCTATGAAAGAATGGGCTATAGAAAAAGGGGCTACTCATTTTACTCATTGGTTTCAACCTATGACAGGTGTAACTGCAGAAAAACATACTAGCTTTATAGCTCAAACAGATGACGGTGCAACTCGTATGGAGTTTACCGGTAAAGAATTAGTTCAAAGCGAGCCAGATGCTTCTAGTTTCCCTTCAGGAGGATTAAGAGCTACATTTGAAGCAAGAGGATATACAGCATGGGATCCTACTTCTTATGCTTTCATTAAAGATGATACTTTATGCATACCTAGTGCTTTTTGTTCATATAGCGGTGAATCTTTAGATAAAAAGACTCCCCTACTTCGTTCAATGCAGGTTATAGAAAAGGAAGCAAAAAGAATATTGAAACTTTTCGGACATAATAATGTTAATAGGGTATTTACAACTGTTGGTGCAGAACAGGAATATTTTTTAATAGACAGAGAACTATATTTAAAAAGACCTGATTTAAGATACTGTAAAAGAACCTTATTTGGTGCTTGTCCGCCTAAAGGTCAGGAATTAGAAGATCATTATTTCGGTGCTATTAAACCTAGAGTGCTTGCCTTCATGAAAGAACTTGATATTGAGCTTTGGAAACTAGGTATAGTTGCTAAAACAGAACATAATGAGGTAGCTCCAGGTCAGTATGAATTAGCTCCAGAGTTTACTATTACAAATATGGCGACCGACCAAAACCAAATTACAATGGAGCTTATGAAGGTAATAGCTGAAAAACATAATTTAGCTTGTATACTTCATGAAAAACCTTTTTCAGGTGTAAATGGAAGCGGTAAGCACAATAATTGGTCTATAGCAACAGATACAGGTATGAATCTATTAGATCCTACAGATAATCCTGCCAAAAATAAACAGTTTTTGCTATTTTTAGTAGCTATAATTAAAGCTATTGATGAATATCAGGACTTACTTAGAGTTACAACTGCAAGTGCAAGCAATGATCACAGACTTGGTGCTTCTGAAGCTCCTCCTGCTATTATATCAATGTTTCTTGGTGATGAATTAACTGAAGTGATTGAATCTATGGAACATTCCAAAGATTATGAGGGAAAAGGAAAGGTTGAAATGGAAATGGGAGTTAATTCTTTAGCAAGACTCACTAAAGATTCTACTGATAGAAATAGAACTTCTCCTTTAGCATTTACAGGAAATAAATTTGAATTTAGAATGGTAGGCTCAAGTCTTTCAGTATCAGGACCTAATATAATATTAAATACAATAGTTGCTGAAGCTTTATCGCAGTTTGCTGATATATTAGAAAAGTCTTCAAATTTTGAAAAAGATTTAGATGAACTTATAAGAGATACTATTAAAAAACATAAAAGAATAATTTATAATGGAAATAATTATTCTGATGAATGGGTAAAAGAAGCTGAAAAAAGAGGATTATTTAATCTGAAGACAACCCCAGAAGCATTGCCTCATTTTATATCTCAAAAAAATATAGATGTATTAACAAAACATAAAGTGCTAACAGAAGCTGAAATACATTCAAGATATGAAATAGGAATGGAAGAGTATGTTAAAGAAATTAATATAGAAGCTCTTACATTAATAGACATGGTTTATAAGCATATACTTCCTTCTTCTATGGAGTACACCGGAGAGCTTGCGGATATTGCTGATAAGAAAAATAATTTAAAAGTAAACTTTGATGTTGAAAGTGATTTAATTAATAAACTTAACAAACTTATTTCAGATTTATACAGTAAATTGGCAAAATTAGAAGAATACATTTCAGAAGGTAAAAAAATTACAGATGTTTCAAAATCTGCTAATTTTTCACGAGATAAAATATTTGCATGTTTAGAAGATATGAGAGTTACAATAGATGAATTAGAAAGAACAGTTTCTAAAAAATATTGGAAACTTCCAACTTATGGGGATATGCTTTATAGTTTATCATAAATAGTAAGTTAAATAATAAAAGCAGGTATAAATTATTTACCTGCTTTTTTATTTTTTATAATATAAATTTTTTTATTCACCTTGCATTACAGATAAAGCATTATTCAAATGTTCTATAAACTCTTTATTAAATTTTTCTGGTGATATTATCTTAAAAGAACCTAGCCAAGGACTTAAAAATATTCTTAATTCTGTAAAAGATGAAAAATCAAAATTAACTATTATAGAACCATCTTTTAATGTATTTTTTATTTTTTGATTGAATCCGTAATCTCTATTTTTAAAATAATGAGCAACATCAGAATTAAAACGAATAGTAGTTTTTGTTAATTCATTATCACTCCAATATATACTTCTTTTTTTCTCTATTAATTTTATCAATTTTTCTCTATTATTAATTCTGTTTTTATATTCTTTATAATACTCTTCTTTTTCTTTATTACTATTAAATTTTAATTTCTGCATTACTTCTATATTAGATATACTAGTTATAGAATAAGTTTTTATCTTTTTATATTTTTTATCATAAGCAACTAAATACCATATACCCTGAAAATAATAAATAAGATATGCTATAGCTTTAACTTTATAATTAATATTACTGCTTTGAATATAATAATCAAAATTTATATCATTTAAATCTTTAACACATGAAAGTAATTTTTCTATACTTTCACTATCGCCGGATATATTATTTATCTCATTATTTGAAATTACAATAACATCATAATAATCATCATCTATATTTTGAGGTAATAATTTAGATATTGTTGAATGAGGTATAAAAGATAAATTTGAACTTACCTTTTTCATAAATACAGAAAATAGTATATCTATATTTTTTTTAAGATTATCATTATCAAAATGAAAACCTCTTTTTAATTTCTTTAAATCTTCTTTTTTTAAAGTATATCTGTCATTTTCTAAAATCAGCTCTATTTGTAAATATAGCTGTATTTCTTCTATATCTCTTTGAAATGTTCTTAAAGAAATATTATTCTGATACATAAGTTTATTTTTATCTATTAACCCATCTAACATTAATGAAGTATATAATTCAAATAACCTTTCAAATTTCTTTTTATCTGACATATATAATATCCTTTTTTAAAATACACTATGTACAAATTCTTTAACGGCATTGCCATTAATATTAAACTGCTCATTATTTACAGTAAAATATCCGTCCAATACTCCTTTAGTAGTTTCCATATCTATCTTATTGAAACCTCCAAAAGAATCGTATAAATAATTTCCTGTAACTGTAAATACAAAACTGAATCCTTCTTCTTTAGAATAATAATCTATAACATCTTTATATTCATGCGATTCAAAATTTTTATATACATACCATTTTTTATTAAATAGAAATTTAATAATTTTTGAATTTTGCGATTCAGGTTTAGAATCATAAATAAATACAGGAATAGGTTCTGTATTATAAGAAGTATAAACTAAAGCAGCCGTAATATTATGAGTATATCTTGAAGGATTTCTCCCAACTGTATTAATAGCTATAACTGAACTCGTATCCGTTATAGCATTTTCACTTCCCGGAACAACTAAATATCCGCTAGGAATACCATAATAAAATGCTGTATATAATGCTCTATTATATTTCCAATTTACCATAGAAGCTGTAAAATTAGTAAATTTAAATGAATATTCAGCATTAATCAAATTGCTTATAAAAGATTTTACATTTATCTTAGTATTATAAAAACTTGGAATTTCAATATTGAATTCACCAACATTTTTTTTAAATTGAGCTCTCACAAAATTATCATAAAAATCTAAAAAATCTTTTTCCTTTTCTTTTATAATAAAAGACTGAGAATCTCCATCGAGTATATTAAAAGCATAATAAGAAAAATATCTCTTTAATCCATATTTATAAAGTTTCCAAAATATTATATGATTATCATGAAATAAATATAAATATAAATTTTCTACCATATCCTCATTTATATGTATAGATTTTGGAATACTAGTAAAATCTCCTGTATAATATATACCATTGTTATTAGTAATAGAGACTGTATTAGCATCAAGTAAAGGAGTGTCATTTCTCATATATGATTTTGAAGGAACTATCCTATAATTAATATGCACAAAAATAATTATAGATAATAAAATGAATATAAGAGCTGCTATAATAAAAATATATTTTTTTATATAGCTTGAAGAATATTCATAATAATTATCGTTTGCTATAAGCCTCTTTTTTATACGCATAATCTTTCTTCTGCTATATTATCATTATTTTCCAAGACTTTTTTCATATCAGCCTGCACTTCTTCTTCAGTTCTTTTTTCGATTGATGTATCTAAAAGTTTAGATAAGGCAAATAATGCTACTTCTATTTCATCATCTTGAGGTCTTCTAGTAGTTATTTTTTGAAGAGCTAACCCCGGAAGTATAGCAAGTCTCATTAGAGGAAAATTATAAAATTTAAATCCTAATTTTAGTATTTCATAAGATATACCAGAAACTATAGGAAGCAAAATTATATTGATAGCAAGCACAGTTAAATTTCCAATTATTTTAGGCGGAGTATACGAAGCATATATATATGTATATACAAAATAGCTTGTAAACATATAAAGCAGAATTGAAACTGTTAATACTAAAAACATAAAAGTAGTACCGCATCTAGGGTGTATAGTAGTATAATCTCTAATATTCCCTGAATCAGGATCTAGTCCATGCTCATAAGCATTAACAACCATATGTTCTGCACCATGATATTCAAATACCCTTTTTATATCTTTAAAAAATGATATTACAAGAAGATATAAAACAAATATAGACAATTTTATGCATCCTCTCACTAGATTAAATACAATAAAATTGCTTTTTTCATCTATTCCTATAAGTGTAGTTATAAAATAAGGTAAGGCAATAAAAAGCCCAACTGCAAATGCCAAAGATACTAACATACTCAAAGTCATAGCTATACTTTCACTTTTTTCCGATTTAGGCTTATTATCTTTTTTATTATTTTCTTCTTCAATACCTGCAGTATTTGCAGAAAATACCAAAGTTTTATATCCTAATTTCATCATATCAATAAAATTGACAACACCTCTAATGAAAGGCAATTTACTTAATTTGTTTTTATTTTCAGTAATAGCAGCTTTAATAAAGTCTATTTGTTTATCGGGCTTTCTAACCGCAACTACATAATGGCTTTTGTTTCTAAGCATTATACCTTCTATAACCGCCTGCCCGCCTACTCCTTCCTTAATTCTATTTTCATCTAATTTTTTATTCAAAATATGTATCCTCATTTATTTTTAATATTAAAGTAAAGTATATAATATACTAAATGCAATATTCTTTCAAGTATAAAAAAACTTGAATTTATAAAAATAATTTATATATTATACAGTATGAAATATATATTAATTGTTTTATCTATATTAATTTTTATATCATGTAAAAGTACAAATACTCAAATGGCCGCTATACCAGAAGAAATACATAATAAGGATACAACTTCTTTACCTAAAGCCATTACATTAAGGGATAGAGCTGGATATTATAAGAGCAAAAGTCCGTATTTTACTTTTAATATTGACTTAAAAGAGAATGGTTATGCTAATGTTGTATTAAAGGGCTGGATGGTTTATAGGGGGCTTGTAAAAGTTGGTGATCCTAATTCTGAAGCTAAAAAATTTAGATTAGATATAGATAATATAACTTATGTAATACTAGAGTTTAAAGATTTAGATAATGCCAGAGCTTCTGTGATATTAAAAGGAGTTGTACAGCAGTCTCTTGATATGACTAAAATATAATATTTCATACTTTTTTCATAAAATAAATTTGACAAACTAATAATTTTAACTATATTAAATAATATAGGATTATTATTTATGTTCAACAGTCAACAGTCAACAGTCAACAGTCAACAGTCAACAGTCAACAGTCAACAGTCAACAGTCAACAGTCAACAGTCAACAGTCAACAGTCAACAGTCAACAGATTTTTTATATAAATTAAATAAAAACTTAAATTATAGTGTATTTTATTGTATACATTTCTATTATAAGTATTTTTGTATAAAAAATAAACTTTCTATTAATCATACAAAATCAAATATTATTTCAGATAAATCCAATTTATCATAATAAATAAAAATAAGGAGTACTTATGTCAAAAGAAGAAAAAGCTGTAAAAAATAGTTTTAAGAAATGGTTCACATTCTGTGTTCTGGTATTTGGAGGCGGAACTGTATTTAAATTGTCATCTTTAAAAGATGCATTTTATGTACCTATGCAGGAATTTATGAATTTAACTCATACACAAATAGGATTTGCTTTATCTGTTTACGGACTTGTACAAACCATAGGTAATTTCTTTTCTATTTACATATCTGATAGATTTTCTAAAAGAATATTAATACCTGTTGGACTTATTGGTGTTGGTTTAGTAGGATTATATATGTCTACATTTCCGCCATATTACGGTATATTGATTTCTTGGGGATTATTATCATTATTTGGTGAAGTTATATATTGGCCTGTATTATTGAAATCTGTAAGATTATTAGGTGATAGTAATGAACAAGGGAGATTATTTAGTTTCTTAGAAGCTGGAAGAGGTATTGTGGATGTAGTTATCGCTTATAGTGCTTTAGGTGTGTTTACATTATTAGGCTCTGGTTCTGCAGGATTGAGAGGCGGTATAATATTCTTCTCTGCTGCTGTTATAGTAGCTGGAATATTATCATACATATTATTAGAAGATGATGTTGTAAAATTAGAAGATGAAAGCGGAAATAAAGTTTCAAGAGATAAGGTAGCTATACAGGGTGTTATAAAAGCAATAAAAAGTTTAGAAATCTGGGTAGTTTCATTAACAATATTTAGCGTATATTCTGTATATTGCGGTTTAACTTATTTTATACCATTTCTAAAAGATATATACAGTATACCTGTGGCTTTAGTTGGGGCTTATGGTGTAATAAATCAATATGGATTAAAAATTGTAGGAGGTCCTATAGGTGGTGTATTATCAGATAAAGTGTTCCACTCGCCTACTAAATATTTAAGATTTGCATTTTTCTTATCTGCTATTGCAATAATAGGATTTACATTTATTCCGCATGGACAATTCAATCCTTATATAGGTATGGTTCTTACATTAAGTTATGGTGCTATAATATTTTCTATGAGAGCAGTATTTTTTGCTCCTATTGATGAAGTAAAAGTACCTAGAGAAATATCAGGTGCTGCTATGTCTATAGCTTGTATATTTGGATATTCACCTCAAATGTTTGCTTTTGCATTATATGGAAATATATTAGATAATAATCCCGGATTTGCAGGATATAGAATAGTATTTTTTATAATGGCAGGTTTTTCAGTACTTGGTATATTAATATCTAGTTTACTTTTATCAATGATTAAAAGAAGAGAAAAATTAGGAGTTCAAGAATGAAATTAGGTTTAGAAACAGAAAGTTATCATTTATTCTTTCAAAATAAAAGAATGAATATATTTGATTTTATTAATAAAACAAGTGAGCTTGGTTTAGACGGTGTTCAAATTAATATAATAAAAGACTATAATTTAGATCCTAATTGGGGAACTTTAGAAACAGATGAAATTAATCATTTGAAAAAAGTTAGAGCATTATGTGATAAATTAGGATTATATATAGAAGTAGATACAAAAGGAATAGAGTTTGAGCATTTGGAAAAAGTTCTGAAAGTAGCTCATATATTAGATGCAGAAGTTGTAAGAACATATATTCCAACGAAGGATCCTGTAATATCTGAAGAATCTGGGGCAGGCGGCAAATATGATCCGGCCAAGGTTAGACAATATTTTGATACTTCAATATACGAAGAAGCAATACCTAAATTAGAAAAAATTATACCTATTTTAAAAAAATATAGGATCAAAATAGCTTTAGAAAATCATGAATATGAAACTTCTAAAGAATTAGTTTGGGTTGTTGAAAAATTATCAAGTCCTTGGATAGGTTTATTATTTGATTTTGGAAATTCTATGATGGCTTGGGAAGATCCGATAGAAGCTGCTAATAATATGGCTCCATATACATTCTCAACACATGCTAAAGATCATATTATAATAGAAGATCCTGAAGATGTTTATAAATATGTTGTATGCGGAATACCTATAGGTGAAGGTAATTTAGATATAAAAAAAATATATGATATTTTATATAATAAATCTCCTCTAAAAAGAATTAATATAGAATCATGCCACCCATATTGTGCACAGTTTAAAAGAGCTCCAGGTGTAGGTGGAGTAGATAAAGTAGGAGAAAATGCATTTAAAATACATCCTCAGCCTTATCCATACAATGAAATAAAGCCTTTAGAATACTATTATCCTCAAGAAATTTCTAATGAATATTTGGAAAAACTTCTTAAGGATCAAGATGAAGGCTTAAAAAGATCTGTAAAATATCTTAAAGATATAAGAGATTCATATTTAAATTAATACTGTATTTCTAATTAAGATAAAAGGAGATGCTATCATAGTATCTCCTTATTTTTTATAATATACTAATTAAAAGAATCCTTCGCTCTTAGCTTCTTTACTCATAAGTTCTGTTACTGTATTTTTTATATTAGCATTATTGAATAGTATATTATATATTGCTTCTGTTATGGGCATGTAAATACTATTTTTTTTAGCATATTCATAAGCTGCAGTAGTAGCATATACTCCTTCAGCAACCTGCCCATGACTTTCAGCTGTTACCTCTTGATATTTTTTACCTTTAGCAAGTTCTCTTCCTAATCTATTGTTTCTGCTAAGTCCGCTGGAACAAGTAACTATTAAATCTCCTATTCCAGAAAGTCCATACATAGTATCTATTCTAGCACCTTTACTCAAAGCAAATCTTACTATTTCATGCAGTCCTCTTGTTATAAGAGCAGCCTTTGTATTATCTCCAAGATGAAGTCCGTCTACTATACCGCCTGCAATAGCTATAATATTTTTTAAAGCCCCACCTATTTCAACACCTTTCTGGTCTGTAGAATTATATATTCTAAACTTTGGAGGAACTGTTAAAGTATCTCTTACATATTCAGAAACGCCTTTTTCACCTCCCACAACTACTGCAGTAGGCACTCCCTTAGCAGCTTCTTCAGCATGAGATGGTCCTGAAAGTGTAAGTATTGATAAATCGCCTGATATTATGCTTCTAGCTACTTCGCTCATAGTTTTACCTGTTTTTCTATCAAGTCCCTTAGTTGCAGATACCAATATTTGCTCATTGCTTATATAAGGCTCTATATTTGTACAAGCTTCAGCAAAAGCAAATGAAGGAGTTACTATTATCACTATCTCACTATCATTCACTGCCTCTCCTACATCTGTTGTAAATTTGATGCTTCTATTTAATTCTATATTCTCCAAATAATTATCATTTCTATATGAAGTGCTTAATAATTTGTAACTGCTTTCACTATGAACCCATACTTTAATATTATGTTTTTCAGAGAAAATATTTGCAAGAGCAAGTCCCCAACCTCCTGCCCCTATAATACCTATATTTGCCATAATCTGCCCTACTTCATTTTATAATATAGTATATATTAGTATACATAAAAAATAATTATTATCAATATAAAAATTAAAAATATTATGTAAACTATATTTTATTTAAGAGATTTATCCAATAATTCACATATATTATTTAGTAAATCCTCTTTTTTTATTTTTTTATTATTGTCATCTTTAACCCAGCGAAGTATTACAGAAACTAAAGCACCAGAAAAAAACTGCGACATAATTTTTGTTTTTTCAATATCATCACCTTTCATAGTTTCATCTAAGTAGTCTATGAATATTTTGTATAATGATGAAATAAATAATGATGTATTATTATAGTCTATTAATGATATATTAAAATATTGTTTATTATCATCGAAGTAATTAATAACTTTTTCTAATATTTTTCTATAGTTCTTTCTAAAATCGTATATAGAGTTATCCTTTCTTAATTCTTTTATGATATCCTCTTTTATATCATCTATAATAGAATTTAAAAGTTCTTCTTTATTATTAAAATGATCATAAAATGTAACTCTATTTACTAGTGCATGTTCGCATATCTCTGTTACGCTTATATCTTTTAATGAATTGCTTTTTAAAAGTTCAAGTAAGGATTCTTTTAAAAGTTTTTGAGTTTTTATAATTCTTAAATCTTTTTTATCATTTTTCATGTATAAAGTATGCCATATATTTCAATAAAAATAAAGTTTATAATAAAAATGTTTTGCAATTTTTATATAATAAATATTATTGCATTAGTGTACTTCCTAAGGCTAGTATAAATAAAATTAGTTTTAGACTTATTTCAATACTACTTGAAAAGATTATGTATAAAATTTAGTAATTTATAAATTATAAAAATAATGTTTTATATGTTGTATAATTTATTGTTTTAGTATATAAATATCATTAAGTATTTATATAAATAAGAATATATTGATAAAAATTCAAATCATAAAAACTATTGTATAATATATTAAGATGTTTATATAAAAAAATTAAAATATATATAATTTACAAAAAATTAAAAATGTAGTTTATCATACAATAGTAATTTTATTGTACTTGATAAAAAAACTAAAAATAATAAAATGTATACAATATTTTTAATAGGTGTTATAAAGTGTTAAGGAAATTGATATATATTATTATTTTACAGTCAGTTTTTTTTAATTTTTTTATTTTTGCTCAAACTAATAACAATATAGTACTTCCATATACTCAATACATGGAGAGAATAAAAATCTTAATACCAGAGATGAAATTAACAGCATCTCAAGAAAGTAATGCATATAATAATTTAACTAAAGCAAAAAGCTCAGGCGATGTAAAGTTCGATTTGCAGGCTGGTGCTATAGGAAAGCAAAGTCATTTTGATGAATATAGTTTTTTACCAACATCAGATTTTAGTTATAATGGTTTTAGAATAGGTGCAGGTTTCAGCGGACTTATACCCTACTCAGGAACTAGATGGTCTGTAGAAATTAAGCATGACAGTTTTTTTGGTGATTTCAAAACAGGAGATATTTCTCTTCCTGTAGATACTCCATTTGGTACAGTAAATGGCAAATTGCCGAATATGAGTACCAATGATTTTAAATACTATTCTCCAAGCATAAGAATACAAATAGCTCAGCCAATACTTAGAGACTTTTTCGGAAAACTAGACAGATACCCAATTAAAGATGCAGAATATCAGCTTACTATAGCTAAGTTAAAAAGAATGATAGATGATAACAGCGTATTAACCTCTTATCAGAAAATATATTATCAATGGATAATGGCAAGAAAATTAATAGCTTTGTATGATGCGATGATTAGAGAAGCAAGAAGTTT includes:
- a CDS encoding chemotaxis protein CheD, whose amino-acid sequence is MIDFPAAANSNFKRITIYIGGYYASKEPAVIKTVLGSCISVCLFENKLKFGGMNHFMLPEMREWENPADDYNNTRYGVFAMEVLINEIIKLGGKKENLTAKIFGGGHVLSGMTSNILQVPDKNIQFAKKFLADEKIPIVSEDIGGNWPRKVFFFNTENRVLMKKLEGKTKEFSAEQEIKYSKNLQHKLEEKSDITLF
- a CDS encoding protein-glutamate methylesterase/protein-glutamine glutaminase, translated to MATKIKVLAIDDSALIRQLLTKIVNSDPALEMVGTAANPILAENKVKNLKPDIITLDIEMPEMDGITYLKKLMLNNPIPVIMFSSLLDKHRELALDALNIGAFDYVIKPSANVRDGVEELATDLVEKIKNAYANRAKFYRKHGVTVPTDTTPTVERTPISLEAPKTAGFKVYAKNTADIILPLTPSRETPMDKIILIGSSTGGTEALIECLKNVTPSAPPIVIAQHMPEHFTTSFAKRLNSILKIDVAESEDGMSIGRGQAVLARGAKHTMIKVKGGKYYIEVRDGEPVTRHKPSVDVLFRSGAVYAKNKAIGIILTGMGDDGANGMKEMKDAGAYNIAQNEETCTVFGMPREAIARGGVDEVLPLDKILAAALKRV
- a CDS encoding glutamine synthetase III family protein, which gives rise to MKKIPEIFGSMVFNDNVMKDKLPKDIYKKLIKTIKNGERLNLEVANVVAHAMKEWAIEKGATHFTHWFQPMTGVTAEKHTSFIAQTDDGATRMEFTGKELVQSEPDASSFPSGGLRATFEARGYTAWDPTSYAFIKDDTLCIPSAFCSYSGESLDKKTPLLRSMQVIEKEAKRILKLFGHNNVNRVFTTVGAEQEYFLIDRELYLKRPDLRYCKRTLFGACPPKGQELEDHYFGAIKPRVLAFMKELDIELWKLGIVAKTEHNEVAPGQYELAPEFTITNMATDQNQITMELMKVIAEKHNLACILHEKPFSGVNGSGKHNNWSIATDTGMNLLDPTDNPAKNKQFLLFLVAIIKAIDEYQDLLRVTTASASNDHRLGASEAPPAIISMFLGDELTEVIESMEHSKDYEGKGKVEMEMGVNSLARLTKDSTDRNRTSPLAFTGNKFEFRMVGSSLSVSGPNIILNTIVAEALSQFADILEKSSNFEKDLDELIRDTIKKHKRIIYNGNNYSDEWVKEAEKRGLFNLKTTPEALPHFISQKNIDVLTKHKVLTEAEIHSRYEIGMEEYVKEINIEALTLIDMVYKHILPSSMEYTGELADIADKKNNLKVNFDVESDLINKLNKLISDLYSKLAKLEEYISEGKKITDVSKSANFSRDKIFACLEDMRVTIDELERTVSKKYWKLPTYGDMLYSLS
- a CDS encoding helix-turn-helix transcriptional regulator, producing MSDKKKFERLFELYTSLMLDGLIDKNKLMYQNNISLRTFQRDIEEIQLYLQIELILENDRYTLKKEDLKKLKRGFHFDNDNLKKNIDILFSVFMKKVSSNLSFIPHSTISKLLPQNIDDDYYDVIVISNNEINNISGDSESIEKLLSCVKDLNDINFDYYIQSSNINYKVKAIAYLIYYFQGIWYLVAYDKKYKKIKTYSITSISNIEVMQKLKFNSNKEKEEYYKEYKNRINNREKLIKLIEKKRSIYWSDNELTKTTIRFNSDVAHYFKNRDYGFNQKIKNTLKDGSIIVNFDFSSFTELRIFLSPWLGSFKIISPEKFNKEFIEHLNNALSVMQGE
- a CDS encoding DUF1385 domain-containing protein, with amino-acid sequence MNKKLDENRIKEGVGGQAVIEGIMLRNKSHYVVAVRKPDKQIDFIKAAITENKNKLSKLPFIRGVVNFIDMMKLGYKTLVFSANTAGIEEENNKKDNKPKSEKSESIAMTLSMLVSLAFAVGLFIALPYFITTLIGIDEKSNFIVFNLVRGCIKLSIFVLYLLVISFFKDIKRVFEYHGAEHMVVNAYEHGLDPDSGNIRDYTTIHPRCGTTFMFLVLTVSILLYMFTSYFVYTYIYASYTPPKIIGNLTVLAINIILLPIVSGISYEILKLGFKFYNFPLMRLAILPGLALQKITTRRPQDDEIEVALFALSKLLDTSIEKRTEEEVQADMKKVLENNDNIAEERLCV